From a region of the Malania oleifera isolate guangnan ecotype guangnan chromosome 12, ASM2987363v1, whole genome shotgun sequence genome:
- the LOC131144989 gene encoding probable transcription factor At1g61730 yields MAPASSYSSSYSSSSFSSRASQSREPVEKLMMSQGKSAKEAVQSDSSSASEKFCSVSESSSRARTVDRPLQLSHNNIPVPPVQGKIQGAAHETRKTVTTGKRLAEGESERKKELSSKKTKRVKIVVNDDDAEGKVGNESSPADSKKVPFLRIWSDEDEIAVLEGMLGYKTQKGVLPSSNMNSFLIFIKKSLRLHVSKNQLSDKVRRLRKKYRNNAGKRKSGSTPHEKISFELSKKIWGDEGARDITPVVKVERQPHGNRHPSCFPGSSSTAWKALNERGIGEDLIKLAIHSIGAAKVAELQEKWKRFDIDEIEMLLKRLDLIKEKAEEILEIMRSRI; encoded by the coding sequence atggcGCCCGCTTCAAGCTATTCTTCCTCTTATTCTTCTTCATCCTTCTCCTCCAGAGCATCCCAATCCCGGGAACCCGTGGAAAAGTTGATGATGTCACAGGGTAAATCTGCTAAAGAGGCAGTACAATCTGATTCCTCTTCCGCATCTGAAAAATTCTGTTCCGTTTCTGAATCCAGCTCTCGTGCGAGAACGGTTGATCGTCCCTTGCAGTTATCTCATAATAATATTCCAGTTCCTCCGGTGCAAGGCAAGATCCAAGGTGCCGCCCATGAAACCCGCAAGACCGTCACTACTGGTAAGCGCTTGGCAGAAGGTGAAAGCGAGAGGAAGAAGGAGCTCTCCTCCAAAAAAACTAAAAGGGTGAAGATTGTGGTGAATGATGATGATGCAGAGGGCAAAGTAGGAAATGAATCATCTCCCGCTGATTCCAAGAAGGTTCCGTTTCTGAGGATATGGAGTGACGAAGATGAAATCGCAGTGTTGGAGGGTATGCTAGGCTATAAAACCCAAAAAGGTGTTTTACCTTCTTCCAACATGAACTCTTTTctgattttcataaaaaaatctcTCCGTCTTCATGTTTCTAAGAATCAGCTATCGGATAAGGTTCGGCGCCTTAGAAAAAAGTACCGTAACAACGCTGGGAAGAGAAAATCTGGCTCCACCCCTCAtgaaaaaatttcttttgaattgTCTAAAAAAATTTGGGGGGATGAGGGTGCTCGTGACATTACTCCCGTAGTTAAAGTTGAGCGACAGCCCCATGGCAACCGTCATCCTTCGTGCTTCCCTGGGAGTTCAAGCACCGCCTGGAAAGCTCTGAATGAGCGTGGCATAGGAGAAGACCTAATTAAGCTAGCCATTCACTCAATAGGAGCTGCAAAAGTGGCCGAGCTGCAGGAAAAATGGAAGAGGTTTGATATTGATGAAATTGAGATGCTTTTGAAGCGTCTAGACTTGATCAAGGAGAAAGCCGAGGAGATTCTGGAAATTATGAGGTCCAGGATTTAG